TGTGCCGTGTTCGGTTCTTTGGCCATATCAATTATTATAATACAATACTACTCAAGCTGCTACGTTGATTGGCTGTGAACTAAATTGATTTCTGTGAGTCTCATATTGTCGTATGCTTCAGCTTTTCTTTGATTGGTTAGCAATTCAATTAATTAATTTGTCTTGGTCTCACGGAAGGATAGCTGCTAGCTACTCCGTACATACTATTCTGTTACTAGCTTTGGCGTGAGTTATCTGTTGGTGTATACTTCTGGTGCAAGCCGAACTGTTTAAGAGACACTGTTTCTTGATTGTCTTGTACCATGAAGATTGGGGTTAATTCTCGGACACCGTGGGCATGTCCTCATCaattagttagtagatacatcatGGTTAGTTATCATATTTTTTAGCCATTGCTTCCTTGAGGATAAATATGATACTCTGAAATACTTCCGAGTGAAAGGTTGTAATGGTATTCTATGCGCTGTAGAATTATTGACTTGAGCATAAGGAATACCAACATAGTTGGAGGCGGAGGGAAGAGGCAGAGCCAAGCCGAGGCGAGGAAAGATAGATGTGAGGCAGAGGGAGGTCCTAGAGGTGAGGGGGCTAGATGTGGTGGGATTGTGGGAGGTCCTAGGATTTTCCAAATTATATAGTTCGAGGCTATATTAGCGGGCCAAGATTGGTCAGACGGGCTTCTATGGAGAGAGATATAGTGCAAACATTTTCACCAATGGTTTGTGATATGAACGGTTGGGTGAAAACCACCCTGATTTTCACTGTTACTCTATTATAAACTAGTGGTGATATATTATCACAAACGATTTTTACTAAAGTGTTGGTGAAAGTGATATCGCATAAATGTTTTCTAGAGAGTAGTGTAGAATCCAATTATCTACCTCAAACCTATTATTTGGAAATATTTACTTTGCAGATGCAATAATCACTCTGAAATGAGATTTAAACACCCCCTCATTTTTTTAGTACAGGATCCATATTCTACATTCACAATCTTGAATCTAGATCCTCACCGTGAGGATGAGATCCAGACAAATCTCTTAGATGTCACCATTAGGTTTGTTAGTTCTAGTAGGTTCTTTAGTTCTAACAAGCTCATACTTAGGTGCGCTTTTTAGGGTACCACCTTCAATTGAAATATGAAATTCAGCGGTTGGTGCATTACTTGTGCTGGCATTTTTAGCTGTACACCCTTCAACCTTGTTTTTATAGTTAATACAGGGTTTCCGGCTTCAGACATcttctaataaagataaataagACTAAAACTATTACAAAGTACTAACACATATCCCAACAATGAAACATATAAATAAGTCATCAGACTCTGATGTACCAAAGAAAAACAACAACTAAAATAAGTCATAAATTCAAAATCTTCAAGTTGCAACTTGTGTAATCATACTTTCTTGGCTTGTCCCATAATTTTGACATGAGCCAAATATATTATAGGGGAAGAGAAACAACCATATCTGCTATTTGAAGCTTTGGTCCACCAAACCAAGACCACTAATATAAGTATCCTAGCTAGTGGAAATATGTTAGATACCAAATAGCACTGATGGATTTGGTATAATCATCAAGTGCGCATGCAAGTCTAGTTTTGAAAAAGTACCAATAGCTGCTGATGGATTTAGCGTAATAACCATCAAGTGTTCGCAAGTagagttttcaaaaaaaaagttgttTGCTACAACCTTGCATATAAGTTGAGATGAgagtgtcatctgcatattggAGAGGGGAAGTCTTGATTATGTTGCAGGGGGATTGGTAGAAAGAGAGCACTTAATTATCCATATTTTTTTGTGtgattacacagtacaacgtagaCAATCACAATGTATGCACAGTACTGACCCAACTGGTTTTGTGGATCTTATTAAGGATCATGTACTGGATAACGATGGATGCACGTAGCCCATGGCCCATCTTCACTATTATGGGGTGGAACGATGCACTCCCATACTGCACTGTTGCTCTTGAATCCAGAACCAAATCCAATCATCCATACTCGATCTCCCTTTTGCATGTGGCGCTTGGCCTCGATGTATGCTAATTCATACCATAAGCAGCTGCTAGATATGTTGCTGAATCGATGCAGTGTCATCCTGGAGGACTCAACATGCTTGTCTGACAGGCCTTGGCTGCGCTGGATCTCATCAATCACTGCACGCCCACCTGCATGGATGCAAATATGCTCGAACGCTGTGAGGAAGTTAGGCACGTACAACCTGGTCCGCGTTCTGAGAAGCTTCGTAGATACGAAGGACATTGCAAACAAGAGTTTCTCGGAGGCTGGAAGGACGAGCGGCGCAATGGTGGTGATGTTGGCTTTGAGCGTCCTGGCAGCAACGCCCATGAGATCCATGGAGAGATCCAGCCCTTTGTTTCCCTTATCATCCTCTTTCTGATAGATGCACTGGTATGACTTGTCGTCTGCTGCAGTGTGTGTCCGAACGACATACTCGAGTCGAAAACGGGCCTTTGCGGGTGATGTTGAAAGCAGCACGGCAGCTCTGCCCATGCGGAACAAGCAATATGGAAGCAGCATAGCTCTCTCCACAACCGGAATCTGGAAGTTTGCTGTGTGTCTACGGCACACAGCGAAGTCCAAAAAAAACTCAGCAAAAGCTTTgccaagtgttacactcggcaaatgacACTCGGCGTATACAGAGTCGGCAAAcgtttctttaccgagtgtttttcatcgggcactcggcaaagactttgccgagtgctaaaatcgacactcggcaaaaaaaaagcaacgtGATGGCGAGAAGACGTTCATgacgcgtttgccgagtgtctaatggcatcaacactcggcaaatatgtcttgtttgccgagtgtcgacggaaaaaaaaaactcgacaaaCAATGGTTTTTTTCCAAAATAAAAAAAGCCCACTCGTGCCGTGCCCGTCCCCAACCGGCGTGGTCCGCACCGGTGGCCGCTCGGTGTCCAACAAGCGCGCGCCGGCGGCCGCGATGACGACCACGGaacgcaccgccgccgccgtgtcCTAGTGCTCCCGCTGCCGTTCCCGCCGCTCTTGCAGCTCGGCCGCTCCCGGCTCCAGCCGCCCGTGCGCCCGCATTGGCCGCCGCTTCGCCGCCCGCGCCGCCACAGCCTCGGTCCCGGCCGCCCGCGTTGCCCCGGCCGCCCGCCCAGC
The nucleotide sequence above comes from Miscanthus floridulus cultivar M001 chromosome 18, ASM1932011v1, whole genome shotgun sequence. Encoded proteins:
- the LOC136523767 gene encoding 3-ketoacyl-CoA synthase 6-like; translated protein: MDGCFGVGRCIGLGIEEEERGAGNDGVGAVDRCSGLGRCTGVGVEEEERGAGNAHNIRIERSVRFLTRLLERSGLGEETCLPTVGQYTKPYKYCTLEAAREEAQLVVFSAIDDLFAKTSISPLTIDILVVNCSGFCPTPGFPDMIMNKYKMRSDIRNVHLSGMGCSAGLASVDLAKNLLQAMPRGARALVVSTETLTPNYYFGNERAMLLPYCLFRMGRAAVLLSTSPAKARFRLEYVVRTHTAADDKSYQCIYQKEDDKGNKGLDLSMDLMGVAARTLKANITTIAPLVLPASEKLLFAMSFVSTKLLRTRTRLYVPNFLTAFEHICIHAGGRAVIDEIQRSQGLSDKHVESSRMTLHRFSNISSSCLWYELAYIEAKRHMQKGDRVWMIGFGSGFKSNSAVWECIVPPHNSEDGPWATCIHRYPVHDP